One Microbacter margulisiae genomic window carries:
- a CDS encoding MraY family glycosyltransferase, whose amino-acid sequence MHIIAAFLISAVLVYISIPVIVKISAMKKLVDKPNERKVNDVPIPNLGGVALFLGITIGTLLSIDKIEVADFRYIFASMTLLFFLGIKDDILVLSATTKFVTQFFATGILIVLGGIRLTSLHGIFGIEEIGYVESVVLSFLVIIGIINAMNLIDGIDGLAGGLSLMITSIFGVFFIGYGQTAYAILAFAAAGSVMPFLYFNLFGKTNKIFMGDTGSLILGLLISVMVIRYNEFAIGTGHGAASPAISLSILMFPVLDVFRVMLVRIRHRKSPFKPDKNHIHHKCLDLKFSHLASSLILILFNFAVVVLIFLLRALNIHILLALLLVLYLLFYFVLVLLQNRKTKEAPLPLHREG is encoded by the coding sequence ATGCACATCATAGCTGCTTTTTTAATCAGCGCTGTTCTGGTGTATATATCCATTCCGGTTATCGTGAAGATATCGGCTATGAAGAAGCTCGTTGATAAACCGAATGAGCGAAAGGTGAATGATGTCCCCATCCCCAATCTGGGAGGAGTGGCCCTGTTTTTAGGTATTACCATCGGTACCCTGTTGTCTATTGATAAAATAGAGGTGGCTGATTTCAGGTATATTTTTGCCTCCATGACACTCTTGTTTTTTCTGGGGATCAAAGATGATATCCTGGTTTTGTCTGCTACCACCAAGTTTGTTACCCAGTTTTTTGCTACAGGAATTCTGATTGTTTTGGGAGGTATCCGCCTCACCAGTTTGCATGGTATTTTCGGGATTGAAGAGATTGGCTATGTGGAAAGTGTGGTGCTGAGTTTTCTTGTGATTATTGGCATCATCAATGCGATGAACCTGATTGATGGCATTGACGGACTGGCAGGAGGATTGAGCCTGATGATCACCTCCATTTTCGGCGTATTCTTTATCGGTTACGGGCAGACTGCTTATGCTATTTTGGCTTTTGCCGCTGCCGGTAGTGTGATGCCTTTTCTCTATTTCAATCTGTTCGGGAAAACGAATAAAATTTTTATGGGCGATACGGGGTCGTTGATTCTTGGATTGCTCATCTCGGTGATGGTGATCCGGTATAACGAATTCGCCATTGGTACGGGACATGGCGCTGCTTCACCGGCTATCTCATTGTCTATTCTGATGTTTCCTGTTCTGGATGTTTTCCGGGTGATGCTGGTGAGGATAAGGCATCGCAAATCTCCCTTCAAACCAGATAAAAACCATATCCATCATAAATGTTTGGATTTAAAATTTTCTCATCTTGCCTCAAGCCTAATCCTTATTTTGTTTAACTTTGCAGTGGTAGTGCTGATTTTTTTATTACGAGCGCTTAATATCCATATTTTGTTGGCCTTGTTGTTGGTTTTGTATCTCCTGTTCTACTTTGTGTTAGTGTTGTTACAGAACAGAAAAACGAAAGAAGCACCCTTGCCACTTCATAGAGAGGGTTAA